A part of Gossypium hirsutum isolate 1008001.06 chromosome A07, Gossypium_hirsutum_v2.1, whole genome shotgun sequence genomic DNA contains:
- the LOC107899375 gene encoding protein DJ-1 homolog D, giving the protein MATSAMSEKRVVLLCGDYAEDYEVMVPFQALLAYGISVDAVCPGKKAGETCRTAIHQLSGHQTYTEIRGHNFTLNASFEDIDHTKYDGLVIAGGRAPEYLAMDAFVLNMVRNFVNSGKPVASICHGQLILAAAGAVGGLKCTGFPAVGPTLIAAGALWIEPDTLAACVVDGNIITAATYIGHPEFIRLFVKALGGTISESNKRILFLCGDYMEDYEVTVPFQSLQALGCHVDAVCPKKKAGDLCPTAVHDFEGDQTYSEKPGHDFTLTANFEDIDASSYDALVIPGGRAPEYLAIDGKVIDIAKHFMESEKPVASICHGQQILAAAGVLKGKKCTAYPAVKLNVVLAGATWLEPEPIDRCFTHGNLVTGAAWPGHPEFISQLMDLLGIKVSF; this is encoded by the exons ATGGCGACTTCAGCCATGTCGGAAAAACGGGTCGTCCTGCTCTGCGGCGACTATGCCGAGGACTATGAGGTTATGGTCCCTTTCCAGGCTCTGTTGGCTTATGGTATATCAGTGGACGCTGTTTGTCCCGGCAAGAAGGCCGGCGAAACTTGCCGCACCGCTATTCATCAACTTTCCGGCCATCAG ACCTATACCGAGATCCGTGGTCACAATTTCACACTAAATGCATCATTTGAAGATATAGACCATACTAAATATGATGGTTTAGTTATAGCCGGAGGACGAGCTCCTGAATATCTTGCTATGGATGCATTTGTATTGAACATGGTTCGCAATTTTGTTAATTCTGGAAAGCCTGTTGCTTCAATTTGTCATGGTCAATTGATATTAGCTGCTGCCGGGGCAGTTGGTGGTCTAAAATGTACTGGTTTCCCTGCTGTTGGACCTACACTTATTGCTGCTGGTGCATTGTGGATTGAACCTGATACTTTGGCAGCTTGTGTTGTTGATGGTAATATCATTACTGCAGCTACTTATATTGGTCATCCCGAGTTTATCAGGTTGTTTGTGAAAGCATTAGGGGGCACCATATCCGAATCGAACAAAAGGATCCTATTTCTTTGTGGG GATTATATGGAAGATTATGAAGTAACTGTGCCTTTCCAATCACTTCAAGCTCTAGGCTGCCATGTAGATGCAGTTTGTCCTAAGAAGAAGGCTGGCGATTTGTGTCCAACTGCTGTCCATGATTTCGAAGGTGACCAAACTTACAGCGAGAAGCCAGGTCATGATTTTACTCTAACAGCCAACTTTGAGGACATAGATGCCTCAAGTTATGATGCTCTTGTCATCCCTGGGGGTCGGGCACCAGAATATTTAGCGATAGATGGGAAAGTGATTGATATAGCGAAGCATTTTATGGAGTCCGAGAAACCGGTTGCATCCATTTGCCATGGACAGCAGATTTTAGCTGCTGCTGGCGTTCTCAAG GGGAAGAAATGTACCGCATACCCAGCTGTGAAACTGAACGTGGTGTTGGCCGGAGCAACTTGGTTAGAACCTGAGCCTATAGATCGATGCTTCACTCATGGAAATTTGGTTACTGGAGCAGCTTGGCCAGGACACCCTGAGTTCATTTCTCAATTAATGGATTTGCTGGGTATTAAGGTTTCCTTCTAG